In Salinisphaera sp. LB1, one genomic interval encodes:
- a CDS encoding histone deacetylase family protein: protein MKAYFDETQNQHHPKSYLTRGAMRSPQEVPARIPPLLAALKGLDVELDTPRDHGMNPISAVHDMGYLRYLESAHRRWPEDWGEEVMSNIYVREGNPMKGILAETAFYIADGSSPIGPNTWKAAYTSAQCALSAADDIAAGQKAAYAVCRPPGHHARPDAAGGFCFLNNAAIAANYLRETYDKVAVLDPDMHHGQGVQEIFWERGDVLYVSIHGDPTNFYPVVSGYEEERGAGRGYGFNLNLPMPHGSSESFFFEKFDQALTAIRLFEADVIVVALGFDTYYEDPQAKVSVTSEGFQKMGKLLAETGKPICVIQEGGYDVDHLEINATHFFSGLLTDSLR from the coding sequence GTGAAAGCCTACTTCGACGAAACCCAGAACCAGCACCACCCCAAGAGCTACCTCACCCGCGGCGCCATGCGCTCGCCGCAGGAAGTGCCGGCGCGTATTCCGCCCCTGCTGGCCGCGCTGAAAGGCCTGGACGTCGAGCTCGACACACCGCGCGACCACGGCATGAACCCGATCTCGGCCGTGCACGACATGGGCTATCTGCGCTATCTGGAATCCGCCCACCGCCGCTGGCCGGAAGACTGGGGCGAGGAAGTGATGTCCAACATCTACGTGCGCGAAGGCAATCCGATGAAAGGCATCCTCGCCGAAACCGCCTTCTATATCGCCGACGGCAGCTCGCCCATCGGGCCGAATACCTGGAAAGCCGCCTACACCAGCGCCCAGTGCGCCCTATCCGCCGCCGACGATATCGCCGCCGGCCAGAAAGCCGCCTACGCCGTCTGCCGCCCGCCGGGCCACCACGCCCGCCCGGACGCCGCCGGCGGCTTCTGCTTCCTCAACAACGCCGCCATCGCCGCCAATTACCTGCGCGAAACCTACGACAAGGTCGCCGTGCTCGATCCCGACATGCACCACGGCCAGGGCGTGCAGGAAATCTTCTGGGAACGCGGCGACGTGCTCTACGTCTCCATCCACGGCGATCCCACCAACTTCTATCCCGTCGTCAGCGGCTACGAAGAAGAACGCGGCGCCGGCCGCGGCTACGGCTTCAACCTCAACCTGCCCATGCCGCACGGTTCCAGCGAGAGCTTCTTCTTCGAAAAATTCGACCAAGCCCTCACCGCCATCCGCCTGTTCGAGGCCGACGTCATCGTCGTGGCCCTGGGCTTCGATACCTACTACGAAGACCCGCAGGCCAAGGTGTCCGTCACCTCCGAAGGCTTCCAGAAGATGGGCAAACTACTGGCCGAAACCGGCAAGCCCATCTGCGTGATTCAGGAAGGTGGTTACGACGTCGATCACCTCGAGATCAACGCCACGCACTTCTTCAGCGGTCTGCTGACTGACTCGTTACGTTGA
- a CDS encoding type IV pilin protein — MNKHSVGSKNRNLGFTLIELMIVLVIAAILAVVAYKFYVSYVGSAQNSHAKATMLETTQPMPPHYVAHSKYRGQPSVLLLGVRTRSSSTVADQSA; from the coding sequence ATGAACAAACATTCAGTTGGGTCAAAAAACAGAAATCTCGGCTTTACCTTGATCGAGCTCATGATTGTGCTGGTCATTGCGGCGATCCTCGCTGTAGTCGCCTACAAGTTCTATGTGTCCTATGTTGGCAGCGCCCAAAATTCGCACGCCAAGGCCACAATGCTGGAAACCACGCAACCGATGCCGCCTCATTATGTCGCTCACAGCAAATACCGAGGGCAGCCATCGGTATTGCTGCTTGGCGTTCGCACCCGTAGTTCGAGCACGGTTGCTGACCAATCAGCTTGA
- a CDS encoding PhzF family phenazine biosynthesis protein, translating to MNNIPYRHVDVFAPRPLSGNGLAVFPQAGGLSAVLMLRLTQELRQFESIFLTPTAEQDVFNARVFTVDEELPFAGHPILGAGAVLHEAQAPNHDAAAFFLILPAGRVRIDSRRTGQGAYRVAMEQGHPTFDRTLSAGEEVPILDALTLEPKHRDPDLPLEVVSTGLAYLIVPVTPEGLARAQIRSADFENLLAEIGAKFVYVFDAEKREGRTWDNAGTVEDIATGSAAGPAGAYLIRHGAAEAGDVLLLQQGRFLDRPSEMRVEVTHSLSSPSPVIVAGDVQMVGTGVIDATFSDMDA from the coding sequence ATGAACAACATTCCGTATCGTCACGTCGATGTCTTTGCACCTCGGCCGCTATCCGGCAACGGCCTGGCAGTCTTTCCCCAAGCCGGCGGGCTGAGCGCTGTGCTCATGCTTCGTCTTACTCAGGAGCTTCGCCAATTCGAGTCGATCTTCCTAACGCCCACAGCCGAGCAGGACGTATTTAACGCACGCGTGTTTACCGTCGACGAAGAGCTTCCGTTCGCTGGCCACCCCATTCTCGGCGCTGGCGCTGTTTTGCATGAAGCGCAAGCGCCCAATCATGACGCGGCAGCCTTCTTTCTTATCTTGCCCGCGGGGCGGGTCCGTATCGACTCCAGGCGCACAGGACAAGGGGCTTATCGCGTTGCGATGGAGCAAGGCCACCCTACTTTCGACCGAACACTAAGCGCGGGCGAAGAAGTTCCGATTCTTGATGCCCTGACTTTGGAGCCAAAGCATCGTGACCCCGATCTGCCGCTGGAAGTAGTATCGACTGGACTCGCTTACCTCATTGTGCCTGTGACGCCGGAGGGGCTTGCCCGCGCTCAGATCCGTTCGGCGGACTTCGAAAATTTACTCGCTGAAATCGGGGCGAAATTTGTCTATGTCTTCGACGCAGAGAAGCGCGAAGGTCGGACCTGGGACAACGCAGGCACAGTAGAGGATATCGCCACCGGTAGCGCAGCGGGCCCAGCTGGCGCGTACTTGATTCGGCACGGCGCCGCCGAGGCTGGGGACGTGCTCTTACTGCAGCAAGGACGATTCTTGGATCGTCCCAGCGAAATGCGGGTTGAAGTGACGCACTCGTTGAGTTCACCTTCGCCGGTGATTGTGGCCGGCGACGTGCAAATGGTCGGGACAGGGGTGATCGACGCAACCTTCAGCGACATGGATGCATAA
- a CDS encoding J domain-containing protein, with amino-acid sequence MESSNRARRPNKPGEYQDSETKKTMRRSRFSAFELMLLRTHRQRDTASLLLLAWVFVNKRIALEEDRRYLEGLAGSYRHADDLDTLLAIATNGDSAAIQLAAEVLRAEGHDTPLQPLLRQAIGLATSAGELSPRNHHILRFLADLSAATSAVLAQIFQDVTGSALTSPGDPSCAAYWQTDDAEATAARRPAWQNWRRRRRRQVVRARRRWRAHRRDREQTKARARQAQAEARQEQARQHQAHQEQARREEHSHQRQEEQHRQQQRDKASAAARPNHRIRLALKVLELDETASPPEIKRAYRRLAQRHHPDRFHGQGELRMAIASRRFVRIKDAYEYLMRPV; translated from the coding sequence ATGGAGTCATCAAACCGGGCCCGCCGCCCCAACAAGCCTGGGGAATATCAAGATTCGGAAACCAAAAAAACGATGCGCCGTTCACGCTTTTCCGCTTTCGAGCTCATGCTGCTGCGAACGCATCGCCAGCGGGATACGGCGTCGCTGCTGTTGCTGGCATGGGTGTTCGTCAACAAGCGCATCGCGCTGGAAGAGGACCGACGCTATCTGGAAGGGCTGGCCGGCAGCTACCGGCATGCGGACGACCTCGACACGTTGCTGGCGATCGCCACGAATGGCGACTCCGCCGCCATCCAGCTCGCCGCCGAAGTGTTGCGCGCCGAAGGCCACGATACGCCGTTGCAACCCCTGCTGCGCCAGGCGATCGGCCTCGCCACCAGCGCCGGCGAGCTCAGCCCGCGCAACCATCATATTCTGCGTTTTCTGGCCGACCTGTCGGCGGCCACATCCGCGGTCTTGGCGCAAATCTTCCAGGACGTCACAGGCAGCGCCCTGACATCACCGGGTGACCCCAGCTGCGCGGCATATTGGCAAACCGATGACGCCGAAGCCACCGCGGCGCGGCGGCCGGCCTGGCAGAACTGGCGGCGGCGCCGCCGCCGTCAGGTCGTCCGCGCCCGGCGACGTTGGCGGGCGCACCGCCGGGACCGTGAACAAACCAAGGCGCGCGCCCGTCAGGCACAGGCAGAGGCGCGTCAGGAGCAGGCGCGGCAGCATCAGGCCCACCAGGAACAGGCCCGGCGCGAGGAGCACTCGCATCAACGGCAGGAGGAGCAGCACCGCCAGCAACAGCGCGACAAAGCCAGCGCGGCCGCCCGGCCCAACCACCGCATCCGCCTGGCCCTGAAAGTCCTTGAGCTGGACGAGACGGCCTCGCCGCCGGAGATCAAGCGCGCCTATCGCCGCCTGGCGCAACGCCACCATCCGGACCGCTTCCACGGCCAGGGCGAGCTGCGCATGGCGATCGCCTCGCGGCGCTTTGTGCGCATCAAGGATGCCTACGAATATCTGATGAGGCCGGTCTGA
- a CDS encoding type II toxin-antitoxin system Phd/YefM family antitoxin: MTRITATETRSNPYLSIDETVESHEPIVILGKRNSAVLVSEDDGSAIQETLYLLSVPGMRESIREGMNTPVDECDTELD, from the coding sequence ATGACCAGAATCACGGCAACTGAAACGCGTAGCAACCCTTATCTGTCGATAGATGAAACTGTCGAGTCCCACGAACCGATCGTCATCCTGGGCAAGCGCAACAGTGCCGTTTTGGTATCAGAAGATGACGGGTCGGCCATTCAGGAAACGCTTTACCTGCTCTCCGTGCCCGGTATGCGCGAGTCTATTCGTGAGGGGATGAATACCCCCGTGGATGAATGCGATACGGAGCTCGACTAG
- the purU gene encoding formyltetrahydrofolate deformylase has protein sequence MSRSRFYTLRFSCPDSTGIVARVATFIAEHGGWILRSSQHSDEESGRFFMRVEVRADSLPFQLDALQQRFAPLAREMDMDWQISDSAVRKRVVILVSRQMHCLYDLLERWQSGELDIDIPCVISNHEDARGLTEWHGIPFHHVAIDKSDKAAGFAEIERLFEEAEGEVMVLARFMQILPTALCERLRGRVLNIHHSFLPSFVGAAPYLQAYRRGVKQVGATCHYVTASLDEGPIIDQDVTRVDHTDSVRDLIRYGKDIEKAVLARGLRHHLEDRVMISGNRTIVL, from the coding sequence ATGAGCCGCAGCCGTTTTTATACCTTGCGTTTTTCCTGTCCGGATAGCACCGGCATTGTCGCGCGTGTCGCCACCTTCATTGCCGAGCATGGCGGCTGGATTCTGCGCTCGAGCCAGCATTCCGATGAGGAGTCCGGTCGTTTTTTCATGCGAGTCGAAGTGCGTGCCGATTCGCTGCCGTTCCAGCTGGACGCTCTGCAGCAGCGCTTCGCACCGCTCGCGCGGGAAATGGACATGGACTGGCAGATCAGTGATAGCGCGGTCAGAAAGCGTGTGGTGATCCTGGTATCGCGGCAGATGCATTGTCTCTACGATTTGCTGGAGCGCTGGCAGTCGGGCGAACTGGACATCGACATCCCCTGTGTGATTTCCAATCACGAGGATGCGCGCGGGCTGACCGAATGGCACGGCATTCCCTTCCACCATGTGGCGATCGACAAGTCCGACAAGGCTGCCGGTTTCGCCGAAATCGAGCGATTGTTCGAAGAGGCCGAAGGCGAAGTGATGGTTCTCGCGCGCTTCATGCAGATCCTGCCCACCGCGCTCTGTGAGCGGCTGCGCGGGCGGGTGCTGAACATCCACCACAGCTTTCTACCCAGCTTCGTCGGCGCTGCCCCGTATCTGCAGGCGTACCGGCGCGGTGTGAAACAGGTCGGCGCCACCTGCCATTACGTCACCGCCAGCCTGGATGAGGGGCCGATCATCGATCAGGATGTCACCCGCGTCGACCATACCGACTCCGTGCGCGATCTGATTCGTTACGGCAAGGATATCGAGAAAGCGGTGCTCGCCCGCGGCCTGCGGCACCACCTGGAAGATCGGGTCATGATCAGCGGCAACCGCACCATCGTGCTTTAG
- a CDS encoding OsmC family protein yields MPRKGEHDYSATVVWTGDLGEGTKNYRAFSRDHEIRCGDKPIIGGSADPAFLGNSSRYNPEELLLGSLSACHMLWYLHLCADAGITVSNYIDNAEGRMVETENGSGHFEKVTLKPIVNIGGGDDSELARSLHKKAHSFCFIANSVNFEVRCEPEIRCG; encoded by the coding sequence ATGCCGAGGAAAGGTGAGCATGATTATTCCGCTACCGTTGTCTGGACCGGGGATTTGGGCGAAGGTACAAAGAACTATCGCGCCTTCTCGCGCGACCATGAAATAAGATGCGGTGACAAACCGATAATAGGTGGATCGGCGGACCCCGCGTTTCTTGGGAATTCGTCGCGCTATAACCCGGAGGAGCTCTTGCTAGGCTCGCTATCGGCGTGCCATATGCTTTGGTATCTACATCTGTGCGCAGACGCCGGAATTACGGTGTCGAATTACATAGACAACGCCGAAGGTCGAATGGTTGAGACCGAAAACGGCAGTGGTCATTTCGAAAAAGTCACGCTCAAGCCAATCGTTAACATCGGCGGAGGAGACGATAGCGAGCTAGCAAGGTCCCTACATAAAAAAGCACATTCATTCTGCTTTATTGCCAATTCGGTAAATTTTGAGGTTAGGTGTGAGCCCGAGATTCGCTGCGGCTAA
- a CDS encoding ester cyclase — protein sequence MSSTHQVRRFYEVLWDAHDKSAIPSVLHESFTFRGSLGQEKKGHDGFAQYVDGVHEALGDYRCIIQQLVSEDNKVFAKMLFTGIHKGDFMGFSPTGKRVEWHGCALFTFTGPLISDVWVLGDLKNLELKLERNAI from the coding sequence ATGTCCAGCACACACCAGGTTCGAAGGTTCTACGAAGTGTTGTGGGATGCGCATGATAAATCTGCGATCCCCTCCGTGCTTCATGAGTCATTTACGTTCCGTGGCTCGCTTGGCCAGGAAAAGAAAGGCCACGATGGCTTCGCGCAATACGTCGACGGGGTCCACGAAGCGCTGGGCGATTATCGCTGCATCATTCAACAACTTGTTTCCGAAGACAACAAGGTCTTCGCGAAAATGCTGTTTACCGGCATACATAAAGGCGATTTCATGGGCTTTTCGCCGACCGGCAAGCGAGTTGAATGGCACGGCTGTGCGCTGTTTACATTCACTGGCCCTCTAATCAGTGATGTTTGGGTTCTCGGCGACCTCAAGAATCTGGAACTGAAATTGGAGCGGAATGCAATATAA
- a CDS encoding DinB family protein, whose protein sequence is MYEGDHYQLMAQYNRWMNEKLYAVCAEIPDTDRKRDLGAFFKSIHGTLNHLLYGDKAWLARFSGQQIDVTIGKELFADYEQLRSVREETDQEILTWSKSLQPEWLREPFEYVSQVDGKARILPAWILVTHFFNHQTHHRGQITALIKQLGFEPGITDIPWLPELNAVVSKQPGPDYGFD, encoded by the coding sequence ATGTACGAAGGGGATCATTACCAGTTAATGGCACAATACAATCGTTGGATGAACGAAAAGCTCTATGCTGTATGTGCCGAGATACCCGACACTGATCGGAAAAGGGACTTAGGTGCGTTCTTCAAATCCATCCACGGAACCTTGAACCACCTGCTTTACGGTGATAAAGCTTGGTTGGCGAGGTTTAGCGGTCAGCAAATAGACGTAACTATTGGTAAAGAGCTGTTTGCCGATTACGAACAACTAAGAAGCGTCAGAGAGGAAACGGACCAAGAAATACTGACTTGGTCGAAAAGCCTTCAACCTGAATGGCTGAGAGAGCCTTTCGAGTACGTTAGTCAAGTTGATGGAAAAGCAAGAATATTACCCGCTTGGATATTGGTTACTCATTTTTTCAACCATCAGACACATCATAGAGGTCAAATAACCGCGCTAATCAAGCAATTAGGCTTTGAACCGGGTATCACCGATATCCCATGGCTGCCCGAGCTGAACGCGGTAGTTTCGAAACAACCCGGGCCAGACTACGGTTTCGACTGA
- a CDS encoding IS481 family transposase — MNTHKNARLTVHGRDLLVRRILQHGQRPVEAAQAMGVSARTAYKWLARYREHGQSGLYERSSRPARCPHRLSEATRQRIVALRRERRIYRAISRELGVPVTTIARVLQRADLNRLSALDPAPPVKRYTREAPGDLLHLDIKKLGRFERPGHRVTGNRQAGRSRGAGWDHVHVAIDDHSRVSHATIWPDETGPSAVRALIAALRYYRHLGVRFDRVLTDNGGCYKSAVFAKACRRLGLKHKRTRPYRPRTNGKAERLIQTALHEWAYARAYDNADQRAAHLPHWLHDYNWHRPHASLDYHTPISTLGLNNLVALHT; from the coding sequence ATGAACACCCACAAGAATGCGCGTTTGACCGTTCATGGTCGAGACCTGTTGGTCCGTCGAATCCTTCAACATGGTCAGCGCCCGGTCGAAGCGGCGCAGGCCATGGGCGTGAGCGCGCGGACCGCTTACAAGTGGCTGGCCCGATATCGCGAGCACGGTCAGTCCGGCTTGTATGAACGCAGTTCGCGACCGGCTCGTTGCCCCCATCGGCTATCCGAGGCAACCCGGCAGCGGATCGTGGCCTTGCGGCGTGAGCGGCGTATCTATCGCGCGATCAGTCGCGAACTGGGCGTGCCCGTGACCACGATCGCACGCGTGCTTCAGCGAGCCGACCTGAACCGACTGTCCGCGCTGGATCCCGCGCCGCCGGTCAAGCGCTATACCCGCGAGGCACCCGGCGATCTGCTGCATCTCGATATCAAGAAGCTCGGCCGCTTCGAGCGCCCCGGTCACCGCGTGACCGGCAATCGACAAGCCGGACGTTCACGCGGCGCAGGCTGGGACCATGTCCACGTGGCCATCGACGATCACAGCCGCGTCAGTCACGCGACAATCTGGCCGGATGAAACGGGACCGAGTGCCGTTCGCGCCCTGATAGCCGCTTTGCGCTATTACCGGCACCTGGGCGTACGATTCGACCGCGTGCTGACCGATAACGGCGGCTGTTACAAGTCGGCTGTCTTCGCCAAGGCCTGTCGGCGACTCGGGCTCAAACACAAGAGGACACGGCCCTACCGGCCGCGCACCAACGGCAAAGCCGAGCGGCTGATCCAGACCGCGCTGCATGAATGGGCCTATGCTCGCGCCTATGACAACGCCGATCAGCGTGCCGCCCATCTGCCCCACTGGCTGCATGACTATAACTGGCATCGCCCCCATGCCAGTCTCGACTACCACACACCCATCAGCACCCTCGGCCTGAACAACCTGGTGGCTTTACACACCTAG
- a CDS encoding cupin domain-containing protein → MSRTAINFAEKLSLFQEQWTPKVIAEMNDYQFKIVKIEGDFVWHEHEDTDETFIVLEGDLRIDFRDGPVHVSRGEMYVVPKGVEHKPYAEKEAKILLIEPRGVLNTGDDVGERTAENDVWI, encoded by the coding sequence ATGAGTCGCACCGCAATTAATTTCGCCGAGAAGCTATCCCTGTTTCAAGAACAGTGGACGCCAAAAGTAATCGCCGAGATGAACGATTATCAGTTCAAGATCGTAAAAATCGAAGGCGACTTCGTTTGGCATGAACACGAGGATACGGATGAGACGTTCATTGTCTTAGAAGGCGACCTTCGAATCGACTTCCGAGACGGTCCCGTGCACGTATCTCGGGGCGAAATGTATGTTGTCCCGAAAGGAGTCGAACACAAGCCATATGCGGAGAAAGAGGCCAAAATTCTTCTTATCGAGCCGCGAGGTGTCCTGAACACGGGTGATGACGTCGGTGAGCGAACGGCCGAGAACGATGTCTGGATCTAG
- a CDS encoding sugar porter family MFS transporter produces the protein MASEADDASLLDSTQQRSTIYIIATIAALAGLLFGMDIGIISGALPWIKKTFHIGDVTQEFIVSSMMLGAASGATASGWLSRKFGRKVTLTVSGTVYILGAIGCALAVSPAMLIATRVVLGLAVGISSYIAPVYLSEIAPERIRGTLISFYQLMIMGGIFVAYLVDAGFNYPGGWRWMLGVIAIPAAIMVLGMYILPRSPRWLANNQRRDKARNVLMRLRQDEETVDAEMARIQQSTERNNEGWQLFREDRNFRRSVGLGMLLQFMQQFTGANVILYYAPHILKMAGYSSSNEQMWGTVLIGLVMTLATLIAITFVDRVGRKPLLYIGFTVMGACMALLGVLYAIGLQSHPLLQYGALGFLAIFVISYAMSAAPMVWILCSEIQPLKGRDFGVACSTVTNWLSNFVIGVTFLSLLNVLGNANTFWLYAALNFLFILFTLLLIPETKGVSLEQIENNLFDGNRLRALGE, from the coding sequence ATGGCTTCCGAAGCTGACGACGCGTCGCTGCTCGACTCTACGCAGCAACGCTCGACCATTTACATCATTGCCACGATTGCAGCACTCGCTGGGCTTTTGTTCGGCATGGACATCGGCATCATTTCCGGCGCATTGCCGTGGATCAAGAAAACGTTCCATATCGGCGATGTAACGCAGGAGTTCATTGTCAGCTCGATGATGCTGGGTGCGGCATCGGGCGCGACCGCCAGCGGTTGGCTGTCCCGGAAATTCGGCCGCAAGGTTACTCTGACGGTCAGCGGCACGGTCTACATTCTGGGCGCAATCGGCTGTGCGCTTGCCGTTTCACCGGCGATGCTGATTGCCACGCGGGTCGTCCTGGGCCTGGCGGTGGGCATCTCTTCATACATCGCTCCGGTGTATCTTTCGGAAATCGCCCCGGAACGCATCCGTGGCACACTCATCTCCTTCTATCAGTTGATGATCATGGGCGGCATTTTTGTGGCCTACCTGGTGGACGCGGGGTTCAACTATCCCGGCGGCTGGCGTTGGATGCTCGGCGTTATCGCCATACCCGCGGCCATCATGGTGCTGGGCATGTACATCCTGCCGCGTAGCCCGCGCTGGCTCGCCAACAACCAGCGGCGCGACAAGGCCCGCAATGTGCTGATGCGCTTGCGTCAGGACGAGGAAACCGTCGACGCCGAAATGGCGCGTATTCAGCAAAGCACCGAACGCAATAATGAGGGCTGGCAACTGTTCCGCGAGGACAGGAATTTTCGCCGCTCTGTCGGCCTCGGCATGTTGTTGCAGTTCATGCAGCAGTTCACCGGCGCCAATGTGATCCTGTATTACGCGCCGCATATCTTGAAGATGGCGGGCTATAGCAGTTCAAACGAACAAATGTGGGGCACCGTACTCATCGGCCTGGTCATGACTTTGGCTACCCTGATCGCGATCACCTTCGTTGATCGCGTGGGGCGTAAACCGCTGCTGTATATTGGCTTTACGGTCATGGGCGCCTGCATGGCCCTGCTTGGGGTGCTGTACGCGATCGGCCTGCAGAGTCACCCGCTGCTGCAATACGGTGCTCTGGGCTTTCTGGCCATCTTCGTGATCAGCTACGCCATGTCGGCGGCGCCCATGGTCTGGATTCTGTGTTCGGAGATTCAGCCGCTGAAAGGCCGAGACTTCGGCGTGGCCTGCTCTACAGTTACCAACTGGCTGTCCAATTTCGTGATTGGCGTCACATTTCTGAGCCTGCTGAACGTGCTGGGCAATGCCAATACGTTCTGGTTGTATGCCGCGCTCAACTTCCTGTTCATCCTGTTCACGCTGTTGCTGATACCGGAAACCAAGGGCGTCTCACTGGAACAGATCGAAAACAACCTGTTCGACGGAAACCGCCTGCGGGCGCTCGGGGAATGA
- the ftsH gene encoding ATP-dependent zinc metalloprotease FtsH, which produces MATSARQPNKPNMPRGLSWQVLIWIALAMVAAFFWGHSVHQRHIKHLTFSQFEQAVRHDRVNSVTVRGLDISGRLKAQKQSSGSGAGTTKQNKASKPEQQNPRGKKQGQKFTTTRPPFGGEKLLNLLQQHNVQISAETAQHPWWERLLISLLPWVLILGVVFYFSYRMQRRMGGSQGMFGMGRSKARRFRERSTGVKMEDVAGADNAKRDLGEVIDYLKEPQRYRKLGASIPRGVLMMGPPGTGKTLLAKAIAGEADVPFYSISGSEFIEMFVGVGAARVRDMFKNAKAEAPSLIFIDELDSIGRSRGSGMGGGNDEREQTLNQILSEMGGFNDNDAVVVLAATNRPDVLDPALMRPGRFDRKVTMEKPSRKARESILRVHAQDKPLADDVDLAVMADRTAGFSGADIENLLNEAALLAGRERREEIDMAMLNSARDRLIFGAESDVGLSDEEKRVVAYHESGHALMAYLLPRADPLDKVTIIPRGRALGATEQTPGEDRYNMSEHDLCDRIGVMLGGHMTERLVFGEVTTGAEQDLAQVSQVARRMVANWGMNESIGPVSHRQREPHPFLGHDMPGPRDFSEYTAHQIDVEMRKLIVSISGQVYNLLQNNRDKLDSLAEELLAQETLEIDAIRRLLESEPAESAET; this is translated from the coding sequence ATGGCTACATCCGCTCGACAACCCAATAAGCCGAATATGCCGCGGGGGCTGAGTTGGCAAGTTCTGATATGGATTGCGTTGGCGATGGTGGCCGCGTTCTTCTGGGGCCATTCGGTTCATCAACGGCACATCAAGCACCTCACTTTCAGCCAGTTCGAACAGGCTGTGCGTCATGATCGGGTGAACTCGGTAACTGTTCGCGGTCTCGATATATCGGGGCGGCTGAAAGCGCAGAAGCAGTCCTCCGGGTCGGGGGCCGGCACAACGAAGCAGAATAAGGCGTCCAAACCGGAACAACAGAATCCGCGTGGTAAAAAACAGGGTCAGAAGTTCACCACCACAAGGCCGCCCTTCGGTGGCGAAAAACTGCTCAACCTGTTGCAGCAGCATAACGTGCAGATTTCCGCCGAAACAGCGCAGCATCCCTGGTGGGAGAGGCTGTTGATCAGCTTGTTGCCCTGGGTGCTGATTCTCGGCGTCGTATTCTATTTTTCTTACCGCATGCAACGGCGCATGGGCGGTTCACAGGGAATGTTCGGCATGGGCCGCTCCAAGGCCCGGCGTTTTCGCGAACGCAGTACTGGCGTCAAGATGGAGGACGTCGCCGGGGCCGATAATGCCAAGCGGGATCTGGGCGAAGTCATCGACTATCTGAAAGAGCCGCAGCGCTACCGGAAACTCGGTGCCAGTATCCCCCGCGGTGTCCTGATGATGGGGCCGCCAGGCACGGGCAAGACCCTGCTGGCCAAAGCCATCGCCGGCGAAGCCGACGTGCCTTTCTACAGCATCAGCGGCTCGGAGTTCATCGAGATGTTTGTCGGCGTCGGCGCGGCCCGTGTGCGGGACATGTTCAAGAACGCCAAGGCCGAAGCGCCGTCCCTGATCTTCATCGACGAACTGGATTCGATCGGCCGCTCGCGCGGCAGCGGTATGGGCGGCGGCAACGACGAGCGCGAACAGACCCTGAACCAGATACTCTCCGAGATGGGCGGTTTCAATGATAACGACGCCGTGGTTGTGTTGGCGGCGACCAATCGCCCCGATGTGCTGGATCCCGCATTGATGCGTCCCGGTCGCTTCGACCGCAAAGTGACCATGGAAAAGCCTTCGCGCAAGGCGCGCGAGTCGATTCTGCGAGTCCATGCGCAGGATAAGCCGCTGGCGGATGATGTCGACCTCGCTGTTATGGCCGACCGGACCGCAGGTTTTTCGGGGGCGGACATCGAGAATCTGCTCAACGAAGCCGCTCTGCTCGCCGGCCGCGAGCGGCGCGAGGAAATCGACATGGCGATGCTCAACAGCGCTCGCGATCGACTGATTTTCGGGGCGGAAAGCGATGTGGGCTTGAGCGATGAGGAAAAACGCGTCGTGGCCTATCATGAGTCGGGTCACGCGCTGATGGCGTATCTGCTCCCCAGGGCGGACCCGTTGGACAAGGTCACGATCATTCCGCGCGGCAGGGCGTTGGGTGCCACGGAGCAAACGCCCGGGGAAGATCGCTATAACATGTCGGAGCATGACCTCTGCGATCGAATCGGCGTGATGCTCGGCGGCCACATGACCGAACGACTGGTTTTCGGTGAAGTCACCACCGGCGCGGAGCAGGATCTGGCGCAGGTCAGTCAAGTGGCAAGACGCATGGTTGCGAATTGGGGCATGAACGAATCGATCGGTCCGGTCTCACATCGCCAGCGAGAGCCGCATCCGTTTCTCGGCCACGATATGCCCGGGCCACGGGACTTCAGCGAATACACCGCCCATCAGATTGATGTTGAAATGCGCAAGCTGATCGTCAGCATCTCGGGCCAAGTGTACAACCTGCTGCAGAACAATCGGGACAAGCTCGACAGCCTGGCGGAGGAGTTGCTGGCGCAGGAAACACTGGAGATCGATGCCATTCGCCGGTTGCTCGAAAGCGAGCCGGCCGAGTCAGCCGAGACCTGA